One region of Thermoplasma sp. Kam2015 genomic DNA includes:
- a CDS encoding ABC transporter ATP-binding protein, with protein MTAILELRDVKKTIGKTAALNGVSIEIDEPGFYGMMGPNGAGKSTLLKIILGLIRPDYGTVSIMGKCVQFGYGGQHASGIVETPEFPSYLRISNIARFIGLMRGLSDSEIDENLRSLCITANLCDLLDRRYGTLSQGMKQRFAILSAFIGYPKVVVLDEPLNGVDAYNANLILDFLRKAKDMGMVVLSTFHDPDQFRDLCDRIFILIDGKIESDATQYRNRRIFKIRSELVSDRVEGCRNIGNYLVFGLDENSIDALELARRLHLGIDRIETGDGLREYYHLILQDHYRNDRNYK; from the coding sequence ATGACCGCGATCCTTGAGCTTAGAGACGTGAAGAAAACTATAGGAAAGACAGCAGCTCTGAACGGTGTCTCGATCGAAATCGATGAACCTGGTTTCTACGGCATGATGGGTCCAAATGGCGCAGGGAAATCCACTCTGCTTAAGATAATACTTGGACTCATCCGACCAGACTACGGAACAGTATCGATAATGGGCAAATGCGTCCAATTCGGATACGGCGGTCAACATGCTAGCGGGATCGTTGAAACACCTGAATTCCCCTCCTATCTTAGGATCTCAAATATTGCAAGGTTCATCGGACTCATGCGCGGCCTTTCCGATTCTGAAATCGATGAGAATCTTCGATCTCTGTGCATCACCGCAAATCTGTGCGATCTCCTGGATAGGAGATATGGAACGCTATCGCAAGGAATGAAGCAGCGTTTTGCCATCCTATCAGCCTTCATTGGATATCCGAAGGTCGTTGTCCTCGATGAACCGTTGAACGGCGTTGACGCATATAATGCGAATCTGATATTGGATTTTCTACGAAAGGCAAAGGATATGGGCATGGTTGTTCTTTCAACCTTCCACGATCCTGATCAATTCAGAGATCTATGCGATCGCATATTCATCCTTATTGATGGCAAAATTGAATCTGATGCCACACAATACAGAAACAGAAGAATTTTCAAGATAAGATCCGAACTCGTCTCTGATCGCGTTGAAGGTTGCAGAAATATCGGTAATTATCTCGTATTCGGACTGGATGAAAATTCGATCGATGCATTGGAGCTCGCACGCCGTCTCCATTTGGGTATTGATAGGATAGAGACCGGGGACGGCCTCCGCGAATACTATCATCTCATTCTTCAGGATCAT
- a CDS encoding YncE family protein, whose product MNVKKFSVLLIVAMTLLTFSLAGVGLTYTGHSKNTKYDIAGAYQSSVHNNRYRSLYSLISPVYRSSLIKSIINSAYMANSPYVSSSGDGNAPLLVNTINTLNNNIYSGNNIGTNFFGITGAAYDGSNGNIYVAAMEQGSVSSRSVQSDLNGTLIVVNATHDTIVSTIHLEISSPTWVLYDSVNGYLYVSSSSNDSISVVNPGLSKVISNIPLNSSDGLPLSLTYNTMNGTVYVSMDGGIASIVGTQAVSYVSRTTTAGVLSMAYDPYNDYLYAAQPAGFNNVSKTNLTKDVGVVQVFNARNFELITNYTIGGFADSVSYYDNQIFVTGPLSQNLTIIGSSIKNVSIGYGTLYNYMNSYNGYDYAVSDFNTSLMHDIFNSIYDVIHNKTFSYNATLAEIFGGDLKVIDPSTSSIVFSHEFSILPLFMAFDPMNGTAFLTDSLRGTVTGITSSFGIYSDHFTSTPFSSVIDGMNGYLYVSDPLEGLILVYNSTNERFVGSIDTHGLPTSLVYDSHNGYVYAVDIYTDSVIEIDGTSILDGTFQMLPRAGISVVNESGVLQSEFRFPAMATSALYDPVDNSIYISLALISQINGVYDELEYINMTSDTRSFIQLGLSSNGVGVAGGLTYNTTNGMVYVAYYTSISPGTRAFSEISGTTVVRNVTYPSNISPDWYIAQVPITITYDPIHDFIIIPTYEGFAVFNNTVFTGFYPIFNATNSIFRIITSAYYVQSMDMIITDDFATASNASGHTYVSGQVSFINASSMELIGNVTVGEGPVSTAVSQNGLIYVSNLIYGTISVLTNRTNDVGTLIITDEYTNSTATLNGQPIILINGNATETVTPGFYYINVSKDGYYPYSNFVYVAPMTTNHVTVYMKPISSYGYLQGFIDPSYAHISADGVSIPVSNGYFNQSLTPGFYYISAFAPGYSTALIEVNISQGKTTTVNLALQKISRYGMINGNMMPFNASDSPSVLINGTVAALNLTGYFSATVPYGTYTVSAYENGYYPLSITINVSSTETNVSLKLAKEPAPTSTAANSGIDAYGYNATVTTPKNVNDSIVLNYTATSGSIVIQVPLQYLKNATISDILNSKVYINGTQYKNFSIVINSNYSVYLVVYGVNGDPQLRWVYVPSTVSTPPPSPTPTPITTKLPKISYLDIYLIAGILAIVVVVAAVAAIFYRRRR is encoded by the coding sequence TATAGTGGCAATGACTCTGCTGACGTTTTCACTGGCTGGAGTTGGCCTTACCTATACCGGCCATTCGAAAAATACGAAATATGATATAGCCGGTGCATATCAATCGAGTGTTCATAATAACAGGTATAGAAGCCTTTACAGCCTAATCAGTCCTGTTTACAGATCCTCGCTCATTAAATCCATAATAAATTCTGCATATATGGCAAACAGTCCGTATGTATCGTCTTCCGGTGATGGAAATGCGCCACTGCTTGTGAACACCATAAACACGCTGAACAATAATATCTACAGCGGAAATAACATTGGAACGAATTTCTTCGGAATAACAGGCGCCGCTTATGATGGATCGAACGGCAACATCTATGTGGCTGCAATGGAGCAGGGATCTGTCAGTAGTAGGAGCGTTCAGAGCGATCTGAATGGTACATTGATCGTGGTCAATGCCACGCACGATACCATAGTGTCCACCATACATCTGGAGATCTCCTCTCCAACGTGGGTACTGTATGATTCGGTTAATGGATATCTATACGTTTCAAGTTCCTCAAATGATTCGATAAGTGTTGTAAACCCAGGCCTATCCAAAGTTATCTCCAATATACCGCTTAACAGCAGTGATGGACTGCCACTGTCCCTTACGTACAACACCATGAACGGTACAGTCTATGTCTCCATGGACGGCGGTATAGCATCCATAGTTGGAACTCAGGCTGTATCATACGTATCAAGAACCACAACGGCAGGCGTACTATCCATGGCCTATGATCCATACAATGACTACCTATACGCAGCACAGCCAGCAGGCTTCAACAATGTAAGTAAAACGAATCTGACCAAGGACGTCGGCGTTGTGCAGGTCTTCAACGCAAGGAACTTCGAACTCATAACGAACTACACCATCGGAGGATTCGCTGACTCTGTCTCATATTATGATAATCAGATCTTCGTGACAGGCCCTCTTAGCCAGAATCTCACAATAATCGGCTCAAGCATCAAAAATGTGTCTATCGGGTATGGAACTCTATACAATTATATGAACAGTTACAATGGATACGACTATGCAGTATCCGATTTCAACACGAGCCTGATGCATGACATATTCAATTCGATATACGACGTAATTCACAATAAAACATTCTCATACAATGCAACTCTTGCCGAGATCTTCGGAGGCGATCTTAAGGTCATAGATCCATCAACGTCAAGCATAGTTTTCAGCCATGAATTCAGTATACTGCCCCTCTTCATGGCATTCGATCCAATGAACGGCACCGCATTTCTGACAGATTCATTGAGGGGAACGGTGACAGGTATAACATCATCGTTCGGTATATATTCCGATCATTTTACAAGCACTCCGTTCTCCAGCGTCATCGATGGCATGAACGGATATCTCTACGTATCCGATCCACTTGAAGGCCTCATACTTGTCTACAATTCCACCAATGAAAGATTCGTGGGATCAATAGATACCCATGGCTTGCCCACATCTCTGGTGTACGATTCGCACAATGGATACGTGTATGCGGTCGATATCTACACCGATTCCGTCATCGAAATAGATGGAACGTCTATATTAGACGGGACGTTCCAGATGCTGCCAAGGGCAGGTATCAGCGTCGTAAACGAATCCGGTGTTCTCCAGTCCGAATTCAGGTTCCCAGCAATGGCCACGTCTGCTCTGTACGATCCGGTGGACAATTCCATCTACATATCGCTGGCCCTCATTTCCCAGATCAATGGGGTGTACGATGAGCTTGAATACATCAACATGACGAGCGATACGAGATCATTCATACAGCTGGGGCTCTCCTCAAACGGTGTTGGAGTTGCTGGAGGATTAACTTATAATACCACGAACGGTATGGTCTACGTGGCATACTACACTAGCATAAGCCCAGGTACCCGTGCCTTCTCCGAGATATCCGGAACCACCGTCGTAAGAAACGTCACCTATCCTTCGAACATTTCTCCCGACTGGTACATCGCACAGGTCCCGATCACGATAACATATGATCCGATACATGATTTCATAATAATACCGACGTACGAGGGCTTCGCAGTCTTTAACAATACTGTTTTCACAGGTTTCTATCCGATCTTCAATGCGACAAATTCAATATTCAGGATAATCACGTCTGCATACTACGTGCAGTCGATGGATATGATAATCACCGATGATTTCGCCACTGCGTCGAATGCCAGCGGCCATACATACGTCTCAGGGCAGGTCTCATTCATCAATGCATCCAGCATGGAACTTATCGGAAACGTCACAGTAGGTGAAGGGCCCGTATCGACAGCCGTATCTCAGAACGGTCTCATATACGTATCCAACCTCATATATGGAACCATATCGGTATTGACAAATCGCACGAACGACGTTGGGACGTTGATAATAACCGATGAATATACAAACTCGACCGCAACTCTGAACGGACAGCCCATAATACTGATAAACGGAAATGCCACAGAAACGGTCACTCCAGGCTTCTACTACATAAACGTCAGCAAGGACGGGTATTATCCATACTCCAACTTCGTATACGTCGCTCCCATGACAACGAACCACGTCACCGTATACATGAAGCCAATATCGTCATACGGATACCTTCAGGGCTTCATCGACCCTTCCTACGCCCACATATCTGCAGACGGCGTATCGATACCTGTTTCAAATGGCTACTTCAACCAGTCCCTGACCCCGGGATTTTATTATATAAGTGCATTTGCTCCAGGATACAGCACCGCGCTCATTGAGGTAAACATATCGCAGGGTAAGACGACGACGGTGAACCTGGCTCTTCAGAAGATATCCAGATATGGTATGATAAACGGAAATATGATGCCGTTCAACGCCTCCGACAGTCCATCGGTATTGATCAATGGAACCGTTGCAGCGCTCAACCTCACCGGATATTTCTCGGCCACCGTTCCATACGGCACATACACAGTATCTGCATATGAAAACGGCTATTATCCGCTTTCCATAACGATCAATGTATCCAGCACCGAAACAAATGTATCGCTTAAGCTGGCCAAGGAGCCCGCACCGACATCCACAGCCGCGAATTCCGGGATCGACGCCTACGGTTACAATGCCACCGTGACCACACCGAAGAATGTGAACGATTCCATAGTACTTAACTACACCGCAACCAGCGGAAGCATAGTGATCCAGGTACCGCTCCAGTATCTGAAGAATGCAACCATATCCGACATTCTCAACAGTAAGGTCTACATCAACGGCACGCAGTATAAGAATTTCAGCATTGTGATAAACTCGAATTACAGCGTCTATCTTGTCGTATACGGCGTCAACGGAGATCCGCAGCTGAGATGGGTCTATGTCCCGTCGACCGTAAGCACTCCTCCGCCTTCACCCACACCGACGCCTATAACGACGAAGCTTCCGAAGATCAGCTACCTCGATATCTATCTCATAGCGGGAATCCTTGCCATAGTGGTCGTAGTGGCTGCGGTCGCTGCGATATTCTACAGGAGGCGCAGATAA